Proteins co-encoded in one Etheostoma spectabile isolate EspeVRDwgs_2016 unplaced genomic scaffold, UIUC_Espe_1.0 scaffold379, whole genome shotgun sequence genomic window:
- the hells gene encoding lymphoid-specific helicase isoform X1 translates to MSSVKEESRSGSPHCPKPDESEEPLGTAMETGAANDVIVKSEEMPSKVVITEAMEEEEKQLMEEGEREEKEMMEKARESREKDSHDMRFKRLQHLLQKSNIYSKFLLTKMEQQHNEERLKKEKFEKNAQKKTNGAEPEKAKKKRRRDEDYKIADVMSKEEIMSQAKKTKVEETDKAPAQKKLEAEDIEKMSDSNLDIKNRLSETVRDNATHLLHPHRKVNGQPVPAKQPELFTGGVMRSYQIEGIEWLRMLWENGINGILADEMGLGKTIQCIAHIAMMIEKKVMGPFLVVAPLSTLPNWINEFKRFTPEVAVLLFHGTQPERLKLQKQIRRPQGPISMCPVVVTSFEIAMRDRKVLQHFQWKYLIVDEGHRIKNLNCRLVRELKLLPTDNKLLLTGTPLQNNLSELWSLLNFLLPEVFDDLKSFESWFDIDTINEADSVVATEREQNILSMLHQILTPFLLRRLKSDVTLDVPPKKEIIVFAPLTAKQERFYTAVVNKTIAKMLGVEKTEAPVALTPSGRLKRSSRKVVNYKETKEDKVFDEEKYLEALYKEMEGKESSPRVLDVNSPLDAHINLKLRNILMLLKKCCNHPYLLEYPLDPATQEFKIDEQLVQSSGKFLILDRLLLALKKRGHKVLIFSQMTTILDLLVDYCYLRGFQYSRLDGSMSYPDRDENMTKFAKDPEVFLFLLSTRAGGLGINLTTADTVIIFDSDWNPQADLQAQDRCHRIGQTKPVVVYRLVTANTIDQKILERASAKRKLEQMVIHKNKFKGGKAELNQSKSCIDLDELKELLKARGPEKEMKASRGKVISDHDLELLLDRSDLMDKEKGKMKKEKVGVFRVIDTKEASEITLT, encoded by the exons aTGTCATTGTGAAATCTGAGGAAATGCCATCTAAAGTGGTCATCACGGAGGCaatggaggaagaagagaagcaGCTGATGGAGGAAGGGGAGAGGGAAGAAAAGGAGATGATGGAAAAG GCCCGGGAATCGCGGGAGAAGGATTCTCATGACATGCGGTTCAAGAGACTGCAGCATTTGCTTCAGAAGAGCAACATCTACTCTAAATTCTTGCTGACAAAAATGGAGCAACAACATAATGAg GAGAGACTCAAGAaggaaaaatttgaaaaaaatgcccAGAAG AAGACAAACGGTGCAGAGCCTGAGAAAG ctaaaaagaaaaggaggagggacGAAGACTACAAAATAGCAGATGTCATGTCAAAAGAA GAAATCATGTCACAAGCTAAGAAAACCAAAGTGGAAGAAACG GACAAGGCACCAGCCCAGAAGAAACTAGAAGCTGAGGATATCGAGAAGATGAGCGATTCCAACCTAGACATCAAGAACCGTCTGTCGGAGACGGTGCGGGACAACGCCACGCACCTGCTCCATCCACACAGGAAGGTGAACGGCCAGCCGGTCCCCGCCAAGCAGCCGGAGCTCTTCACCGGAGGGGTCATGAGGTCCTACCAGATCGAAGGAATCGAGTGGCTGAGG ATGCTGTGGGAGAATGGCATCAACGGGATCCTGGCTGATGAGATGGGACTGGGAAAGACCATCCAGTGCATTGCTCACATCGCCATGATGATAGAAAAGAAAGTGATGGGCCCCTTCCTGGTGGTGGCCCCTCTCTCCACTCTGCCAAACTGGATCAATGAATTTAAGCGCTTCACACCAGAG GTGGCTGTGCTTCTTTTCCATGGTACCCAGCCAGAGAGGCTCAAGCTGCAGAAGCAGATCCGCAGGCCACAGGGGCCCATAAGCATGTGTCCTGTGGTCGTCACCTCCTTTGAGATCGCCATGAGAGACAGAAAAGTCCTACAG CATTTCCAGTGGAAGTACCTGATAGTGGACGAAGGCCACAGGATCAAAAACCTCAACTGTCGGCTGGTGCGGGAGCTGAAGCTGCTGCCCACTGACAACAAGCTGCTGCTCACTGGTACGCCGCTGCAGAACAACCTGTCGGAGCTCTGGTCCCTCCTCAACTTCCTCCTGCCAGAGGTCTTTGATGACCTCAAGAG CTTTGAGTCGTGGTTTGACATCGACACCATTAATGAAGCGGACAGTGTGGTGGCTACTGAGCGTGAGCAGAACATCCTGAGCATGTTGCACCAG ATTCTGACTCCGTTCCTGCTGAGGAGGCTGAAGTCAGACGTTACGCTGGATGTTCCTCCTAAGAAGGAGATCATTGTTTTTGCTCCTTTGACAGCCAAACAGGAGAGATTTTACACTGCTGTGGTCAACAAGACCATAGCCAAGATGCTGGGCGTGGAAAAG ACGGAGGCTCCTGTAGCGTTGACGCCTAGTGGCAGGCTGAAGCGTAGCAGTCGAAAGGTTGTCAACTACAAAGAAACGAAGGAAGACAAAGTATTTGACGAAGAGAAATATCTGGAGGCGCTCTACAAGGAGATGGAGGGGAAGGAGAG CTCCCCTCGGGTGCTGGATGTCAACAGCCCGCTGGATGCCCACATCAACCTGAAGCTGCGGAACATTCTCATGCTGCTAAAGAAATGCTGTAACCACCCCTACCTGTTGGAGTACCCCCTCGACCCTGCCACACAGGAGTTTAAG ATTGATGAGCAGCTGGTGCAGAGCTCCGGGAAGTTCCTCATACTGGACAGACTGCTGCTTGCACTGAAGAAAAGGGGACATAAG GTCCTGATCTTCAGTCAGATGACAACGATCTTGGATCTGTTGGTGGACTACTGCTATCTGCGGGGCTTCCAGTACAGCCGACTCGATGGCAGCATGTCCTACCCAGACAGAGATGAAAAT ATGACCAAATTCGCCAAAGACCCCGAGGTGTTTCTGTTCCTGCTGAGCACCAGAGCGGGAGGACTTGGGATCAACCTGACAACTGCTGATACTGTTATCATCTTCGACAGTGACTGG AACCCCCAGGCAGACCTGCAGGCTCAGGACCGCTGTCACCGAATCGGGCAAACCAAACCAGTGGTTGTGTACCGCCTGGTCACTGCCAACACCATCGACCAGAAGATCCTGGAGAGGGCCTCAGCCAAAAGGAAACTGGAGCAGATGGTCATTCATAAGA ataAGTTCAAAGGTGGGAAGGCAGAGCTGAACCAAAGTAAAAGCTGCATTGATCTGGAtgagctgaaggagctgctcaaaGCCAGAGGACCCGAGAA AGAGATGAAAGCATCAAGGGGAAAGGTGATCAGCGACCACGACCTGGAGCTCTTGTTGGATCGCAGTGACTTGATGG acaaagaaaaggggaaaatgaagaaagagaaagtggGAGTCTTCAGAGTGATCGATACCAAAGAGGCATCAGAGATCACGTTGACCTGA
- the hells gene encoding lymphoid-specific helicase isoform X2, which yields MSSVKEESRSGSPHCPKPDESEEPLGTAMETGAANDVIVKSEEMPSKVVITEAMEEEEKQLMEEGEREEKEMMEKARESREKDSHDMRFKRLQHLLQKSNIYSKFLLTKMEQQHNEERLKKEKFEKNAQKKTNGAEPEKAKKKRRRDEDYKIADVMSKEEIMSQAKKTKVEETAPAQKKLEAEDIEKMSDSNLDIKNRLSETVRDNATHLLHPHRKVNGQPVPAKQPELFTGGVMRSYQIEGIEWLRMLWENGINGILADEMGLGKTIQCIAHIAMMIEKKVMGPFLVVAPLSTLPNWINEFKRFTPEVAVLLFHGTQPERLKLQKQIRRPQGPISMCPVVVTSFEIAMRDRKVLQHFQWKYLIVDEGHRIKNLNCRLVRELKLLPTDNKLLLTGTPLQNNLSELWSLLNFLLPEVFDDLKSFESWFDIDTINEADSVVATEREQNILSMLHQILTPFLLRRLKSDVTLDVPPKKEIIVFAPLTAKQERFYTAVVNKTIAKMLGVEKTEAPVALTPSGRLKRSSRKVVNYKETKEDKVFDEEKYLEALYKEMEGKESSPRVLDVNSPLDAHINLKLRNILMLLKKCCNHPYLLEYPLDPATQEFKIDEQLVQSSGKFLILDRLLLALKKRGHKVLIFSQMTTILDLLVDYCYLRGFQYSRLDGSMSYPDRDENMTKFAKDPEVFLFLLSTRAGGLGINLTTADTVIIFDSDWNPQADLQAQDRCHRIGQTKPVVVYRLVTANTIDQKILERASAKRKLEQMVIHKNKFKGGKAELNQSKSCIDLDELKELLKARGPEKEMKASRGKVISDHDLELLLDRSDLMDKEKGKMKKEKVGVFRVIDTKEASEITLT from the exons aTGTCATTGTGAAATCTGAGGAAATGCCATCTAAAGTGGTCATCACGGAGGCaatggaggaagaagagaagcaGCTGATGGAGGAAGGGGAGAGGGAAGAAAAGGAGATGATGGAAAAG GCCCGGGAATCGCGGGAGAAGGATTCTCATGACATGCGGTTCAAGAGACTGCAGCATTTGCTTCAGAAGAGCAACATCTACTCTAAATTCTTGCTGACAAAAATGGAGCAACAACATAATGAg GAGAGACTCAAGAaggaaaaatttgaaaaaaatgcccAGAAG AAGACAAACGGTGCAGAGCCTGAGAAAG ctaaaaagaaaaggaggagggacGAAGACTACAAAATAGCAGATGTCATGTCAAAAGAA GAAATCATGTCACAAGCTAAGAAAACCAAAGTGGAAGAAACG GCACCAGCCCAGAAGAAACTAGAAGCTGAGGATATCGAGAAGATGAGCGATTCCAACCTAGACATCAAGAACCGTCTGTCGGAGACGGTGCGGGACAACGCCACGCACCTGCTCCATCCACACAGGAAGGTGAACGGCCAGCCGGTCCCCGCCAAGCAGCCGGAGCTCTTCACCGGAGGGGTCATGAGGTCCTACCAGATCGAAGGAATCGAGTGGCTGAGG ATGCTGTGGGAGAATGGCATCAACGGGATCCTGGCTGATGAGATGGGACTGGGAAAGACCATCCAGTGCATTGCTCACATCGCCATGATGATAGAAAAGAAAGTGATGGGCCCCTTCCTGGTGGTGGCCCCTCTCTCCACTCTGCCAAACTGGATCAATGAATTTAAGCGCTTCACACCAGAG GTGGCTGTGCTTCTTTTCCATGGTACCCAGCCAGAGAGGCTCAAGCTGCAGAAGCAGATCCGCAGGCCACAGGGGCCCATAAGCATGTGTCCTGTGGTCGTCACCTCCTTTGAGATCGCCATGAGAGACAGAAAAGTCCTACAG CATTTCCAGTGGAAGTACCTGATAGTGGACGAAGGCCACAGGATCAAAAACCTCAACTGTCGGCTGGTGCGGGAGCTGAAGCTGCTGCCCACTGACAACAAGCTGCTGCTCACTGGTACGCCGCTGCAGAACAACCTGTCGGAGCTCTGGTCCCTCCTCAACTTCCTCCTGCCAGAGGTCTTTGATGACCTCAAGAG CTTTGAGTCGTGGTTTGACATCGACACCATTAATGAAGCGGACAGTGTGGTGGCTACTGAGCGTGAGCAGAACATCCTGAGCATGTTGCACCAG ATTCTGACTCCGTTCCTGCTGAGGAGGCTGAAGTCAGACGTTACGCTGGATGTTCCTCCTAAGAAGGAGATCATTGTTTTTGCTCCTTTGACAGCCAAACAGGAGAGATTTTACACTGCTGTGGTCAACAAGACCATAGCCAAGATGCTGGGCGTGGAAAAG ACGGAGGCTCCTGTAGCGTTGACGCCTAGTGGCAGGCTGAAGCGTAGCAGTCGAAAGGTTGTCAACTACAAAGAAACGAAGGAAGACAAAGTATTTGACGAAGAGAAATATCTGGAGGCGCTCTACAAGGAGATGGAGGGGAAGGAGAG CTCCCCTCGGGTGCTGGATGTCAACAGCCCGCTGGATGCCCACATCAACCTGAAGCTGCGGAACATTCTCATGCTGCTAAAGAAATGCTGTAACCACCCCTACCTGTTGGAGTACCCCCTCGACCCTGCCACACAGGAGTTTAAG ATTGATGAGCAGCTGGTGCAGAGCTCCGGGAAGTTCCTCATACTGGACAGACTGCTGCTTGCACTGAAGAAAAGGGGACATAAG GTCCTGATCTTCAGTCAGATGACAACGATCTTGGATCTGTTGGTGGACTACTGCTATCTGCGGGGCTTCCAGTACAGCCGACTCGATGGCAGCATGTCCTACCCAGACAGAGATGAAAAT ATGACCAAATTCGCCAAAGACCCCGAGGTGTTTCTGTTCCTGCTGAGCACCAGAGCGGGAGGACTTGGGATCAACCTGACAACTGCTGATACTGTTATCATCTTCGACAGTGACTGG AACCCCCAGGCAGACCTGCAGGCTCAGGACCGCTGTCACCGAATCGGGCAAACCAAACCAGTGGTTGTGTACCGCCTGGTCACTGCCAACACCATCGACCAGAAGATCCTGGAGAGGGCCTCAGCCAAAAGGAAACTGGAGCAGATGGTCATTCATAAGA ataAGTTCAAAGGTGGGAAGGCAGAGCTGAACCAAAGTAAAAGCTGCATTGATCTGGAtgagctgaaggagctgctcaaaGCCAGAGGACCCGAGAA AGAGATGAAAGCATCAAGGGGAAAGGTGATCAGCGACCACGACCTGGAGCTCTTGTTGGATCGCAGTGACTTGATGG acaaagaaaaggggaaaatgaagaaagagaaagtggGAGTCTTCAGAGTGATCGATACCAAAGAGGCATCAGAGATCACGTTGACCTGA